The nucleotide window TCTTCTTGGTGCACACCGACGCCGTCGACTCCGTGCTGGGTACCAAGAAGGCCGAAGCGATGGGACAATTTGACCTGTTCGGTGGCAGTGATGTCGGCACCGATGCAGTGTTCGCTATCCGGGTCCCCGATGACGAGTGGGAAGACAAGCACAAGCTCGCTCTAGAACGGGAGATGCTGGGGTTGTACGTATCCGGGCATCCGCTCAACGGGGTCGCGCACCTGTTGGCTGCCCAGGTCGATACCGCTATCCCGGCGATCCTGGACGGTGATGTCCCCAACGACAGTCAGGTGCGCGTGGGCGGCATCCTGGCGTCCGTCAACCGAAGGGTCAACAAGAACGGAATGCCTTGGGCTTCTGCCCAATTGGAAGATCTCACCGGCGGAATCGAAGTAATGTTCTTTCCGCACACGTATTCGGCTTTCGGAGCGGACATCGCCGATGACGCCGTGGTGCTAGTCAACGCCAAGGTTGCCGTCCGCGATGACCGCACCACACTGATCGCCAACGAACTTGTCGTACCGGATTTTTCCAACGCACAGGTGGATCGGCCGCTGGCCGTCAGCCTACCCACCCGGCAGTGCACCATCGACAAGGTCACCGCGCTCAAGCAAGTGCTGGCGCGCCACCCTGGGACGTCGCAGGTGCATCTGCGGCTGATTAGTGGGGACCGCATCACCACGCTGGAGCTCGACCAGTCACTGCGGGTGACACCGTCACCGGCATTGATGGGGGACCTCAAAGAGTTGCTCGGGCCGGGGTGCTTGGGCGGCTAGCGTCTCATGGCCGGTGTCATCTCGTCGGGGTCATCTGCTGCCGCAACCGGGGCAGGCTCCACTGACGCCAGACCCTCTCGAGGGCGACGACCAACAGGCGGCCAGGCATCCAGGGCGGGGTATCGAACGTCATCAGGTAGTCCAGGCGGGTGCGACCGGTGGAGACCGGTGTGAGTTCAACCCGGCCATGGTGATTACGGACCGGCCCGCGAACGGTGCGGTATTCGATCAGCGTGGGCGACGAATGGGTGACGATCTCTTCCTGGATTGGCCAAATCCCCAGCACCCGCTGGGCGCGGACCGAACGCAGGCCGTCGGGCTCGTCGGGGTGCACGCCATCACGGACCCGGCGCTGACGCACCGGCCAAAGAGTTGCCCACTGGCGGGTGAGGACGTGGAACACGTGCTCGGGCGACGCGTCCAGCTCGGCGGTGCAATCGATCCGATGCCGGCCGGTCGGCGCCGCGGTGTCGGTACTTGCCGGCCGGGTCGCACCGCTTCGAGCGGTGAGCCAGTCACGCACGAAGGCAAAGACGTCTGCCGCCGCGCCTGGATGTAGTAGGGGAGATTCATGGCTGTGGTTACGGGCGAACCCGTGCCGGCGCGCGGCCGATTGAATACGCCGGTCGGAGCCGGCGAATGACCTAGCCAGCCGGTGGCAGCGGGTCGCCGGGGCGATGGCGTCCCGGGGCGAGGTAAGTGCCAGTATCGGCACGTCGAGTGTGTTGAGTTTGGCCGCGATCTGGCCTTGGGCGCGTTCGGTCGCGCCCCACAACACCGCGTCTTCGAGGGCGGCGACCGGCTCGTCCTCGGGGCCGAGGCGAAAGCGCCGCGCCGGGAACACACCACCCCACAGGCGGGCCGTCACGGCGGCGACAACCATCCGATTGGCCAGCAGCGGGATATCGAGTGCCGCGTTGACCAGCACCAATCCCTCGACCTGGGACGCCTGTAGCGTCTCGGCAGCGGCGCGGGCCAGCGCGGCCCCGCCGAACGAATGGCCGATCCAGAATGCGGATCGGCCGGTTTCGGCGTTGATCAGCCGTTGGGCTGCGGGCAAATCGACCCTGACCATCTCCGCCCACCCGGCGCGGGTCTGGGCACTCAGGGCAACCCCGCCTGTCCCGCGCCGTTCGACAATCCATGCGTCGAAGCCGGCGGCGGCCAGCATCTCGGCCAGGCCGCCACCGCCCGGCCACAGATATAACCGCCGGTTGTCGAACGTCCCCGGGATCAGGACCACCGGCACGCCATGGCCCGCACCGATCCGAGTCACCCGGAACCGCCCCCCGTCCTCGACGGTCAGCACCGTCGCCTGCACACCGCAGTGTGGATGCTCCTCAACGGTCCACACGGTGGGCACGCGGTTTCCCTTCGTCGATCGGAAGCTCGAGCCGGCATCATAACCGGGCAGATTCACGTTCGCGGTGTCGCCGATGTGCAGGACGGGTCTGATGCCGATATCGACGCCGCCGCCGTTTGCGGGTTGGTCGACGATCGAGGACCGTGCTGTCGCGAGACGACGTTGGCCATGACGGGAGCTAGACCCAGCCGCTGCCCGGCCGCACCGAATTAGGTCGACGTATTCCACCCCTGGTGACGCGGACGTACGCTCACCACTGTGACGTTGGGGGAAGCTGATCGGTGCGAAGGAGACGGGAAATGACCACAACCGAGCGTCCGACCACCCTGTGCGAGGCATTCCAGCGCACCGCCGCGATCGATCCGGACGCTGTTGCGCTGCGGGTACCCGGCGGCACCACGGCGCTGACGTGGGCGGAGTATGCGCAGCAGGTGCGGCAGGTGGCCGCGGGATTGTCGGGTTTGGGAGTATGCCGCGGCGATACGGTTTCGCTGATGATGGCGAACCGGGTCGAGTTCTACCCGCTCGAAGTGGGCACGCAACACGTTGGCGCCACCTCGTTTTCGGTTTACAACACGTTGCCGGCCGAGCAGCTGACCTACGTGTTCGACAACGCGGGCACAAAGGTGGTGATCTGCGAGGAGCAGTATGTCGACCGCGTCCGTGCCAGCGGCGCGCCCATTGAACATATCGTGTGCATTGACGGTTCACCGGAAGGGACGATCTCGGTACGCGATTTGTACGCCGCCGCACCGGCGGATTTCGACTTCGAGTCAACCTGGCATGCGGTGCAGCCCGATGACATCGTCACACTCATCTACACCTCCGGCACCACGGGTAATCCCAAGGGCGTGGAGATGACCCACACGAACCTATTGTTCGAGGGATACGCCATCGACGAAGTGCTGGGGATCCATTTCGGCGACCGGGTGACGTCGTTCCTGCCGTCGGCGCACATCGCCGATCGGATGACCGGCCTCTACCTGCAGGAGATGTTTGGCACTCAGGTTACCGCGGTGTCTGACGGACGCGCGATCGTAACCGCCCTCCCCGATGTTCGGCCAACCGTGTGGGGAGCGGTGCCGCGGGTATGGGAAAAGCTTAAGGCCGGAATCGAATTCACCATCAGCCATGAGAACGACGAGATGAAGCGGCAGGCTGTGGCGTGGGCGATGTCGGTGGCTGCCAAACGCGCGGCAACCCTGCTCGCGGGTGAACCGATGTCCGACGAGGTAGCCGCGGAATGGGCCAGGGCCGATGAGTTGGTGCTGTCGAAGCTGCGCGAAAGGCTTGGCTTCGCCGAACTGCGGTGGGCACTCTCCGGCGCGGCGCCGATTCCCAAGGAAACCTTGGCGTTCTTCGCCGGCATCGGCATTCCGATCGCCGAGATTTGGGGAATGTCCGAGCTCAGCTGCGCCGCTACCGCCAGCCACCCGCGCGATTCGCGGTTGGGCAGTGTCGGCAAATTGCTTCCTGGGCTGGAAGGCAAGATTGCCGAAGACGGCGAGTACTTGGTCCGCGGTCCGCTGGTAATGAAGGGTTACCGCAAGGAACCAGCCAAGACCGCCGAAGCGATTGACGAGGATGGCTGGCTGCATACCGGCGACATCTTCGACATCGACCCCGACGGCTATCTGCGGGTGGTCGATCGCAAGAAGGAGCTGATCATCAATGCGGCCGGAAAGAATATGTCGCCGGCCAACATTGAGAACACCATTCTGGCCGCCTGTCCCATGGTGGGTGTGATGATCGCGATCGGTGATGGGCGACCGTACAACACCGCCCTCATGGTTTTCGACGCTGACTCCGTCGGTCCGTACGCGGCGCAGCGCGGTCTCTCCGATGCCTCGCCCGCGGCCCTGGCGGCGGACCCGGA belongs to Mycobacterium basiliense and includes:
- a CDS encoding SRPBCC family protein; its protein translation is MPTVWTVEEHPHCGVQATVLTVEDGGRFRVTRIGAGHGVPVVLIPGTFDNRRLYLWPGGGGLAEMLAAAGFDAWIVERRGTGGVALSAQTRAGWAEMVRVDLPAAQRLINAETGRSAFWIGHSFGGAALARAAAETLQASQVEGLVLVNAALDIPLLANRMVVAAVTARLWGGVFPARRFRLGPEDEPVAALEDAVLWGATERAQGQIAAKLNTLDVPILALTSPRDAIAPATRCHRLARSFAGSDRRIQSAARRHGFARNHSHESPLLHPGAAADVFAFVRDWLTARSGATRPASTDTAAPTGRHRIDCTAELDASPEHVFHVLTRQWATLWPVRQRRVRDGVHPDEPDGLRSVRAQRVLGIWPIQEEIVTHSSPTLIEYRTVRGPVRNHHGRVELTPVSTGRTRLDYLMTFDTPPWMPGRLLVVALERVWRQWSLPRLRQQMTPTR
- the fadD11 gene encoding fatty acid--CoA ligase FadD11, yielding MTTTERPTTLCEAFQRTAAIDPDAVALRVPGGTTALTWAEYAQQVRQVAAGLSGLGVCRGDTVSLMMANRVEFYPLEVGTQHVGATSFSVYNTLPAEQLTYVFDNAGTKVVICEEQYVDRVRASGAPIEHIVCIDGSPEGTISVRDLYAAAPADFDFESTWHAVQPDDIVTLIYTSGTTGNPKGVEMTHTNLLFEGYAIDEVLGIHFGDRVTSFLPSAHIADRMTGLYLQEMFGTQVTAVSDGRAIVTALPDVRPTVWGAVPRVWEKLKAGIEFTISHENDEMKRQAVAWAMSVAAKRAATLLAGEPMSDEVAAEWARADELVLSKLRERLGFAELRWALSGAAPIPKETLAFFAGIGIPIAEIWGMSELSCAATASHPRDSRLGSVGKLLPGLEGKIAEDGEYLVRGPLVMKGYRKEPAKTAEAIDEDGWLHTGDIFDIDPDGYLRVVDRKKELIINAAGKNMSPANIENTILAACPMVGVMIAIGDGRPYNTALMVFDADSVGPYAAQRGLSDASPAALAADPEVVAGIAAGVAAGNAKLSRVEQVKRFRILPTLWEPGGDEITLTMKLKRRPIVTKYAAEIDELYAAEPGDNVHEPAAATSAQPV